In Parcubacteria group bacterium, a single genomic region encodes these proteins:
- a CDS encoding ABC transporter permease yields the protein MKIVNYLMFADLFKETIRSLMGNKVRSGLTILGIVIGIASVIAMISIGQGAKNSISSSIEAIGSNLIIVMPGSSQGGAVSGGRGSAQTLTMEDATAIETEVQSIKGVAPEVSKRYQITAKGNNTNTQVVGTVPAYLDVRNVKIDLGAFITEQQIKSSAKVAILGPTTRDDLFGAGVDPVGQTIRIGKVDFQIIGVTELKGGSGFSNPDDYVYVPITSAQHFLSGDTYVSNISIAAQDQTTMTTVQNDITDLLLKRHKISDPAEADFSTMNQADIIATASSITSTFTILLASIAGISLLVGGIGIMNMMLTTVTERTREIGLRKAVGIKKVYINLQFLAEAVMLTFFGGAVGVLLGWITSIVISSFVSSLKTQVTLSSVLLAFGVSAGVGIVFGFYPARRAANLSPIEALRYE from the coding sequence TTGAAAATTGTAAATTATTTAATGTTTGCTGATTTATTTAAAGAAACAATTCGTTCGCTGATGGGGAACAAGGTGAGATCAGGGCTCACTATTTTGGGCATTGTCATTGGAATCGCTTCGGTTATTGCTATGATATCAATCGGGCAGGGCGCTAAAAATTCCATTTCAAGCAGTATTGAAGCTATCGGTTCTAATCTTATTATTGTTATGCCGGGATCTTCGCAAGGAGGAGCGGTAAGCGGAGGAAGGGGAAGCGCTCAAACTTTGACGATGGAAGATGCCACCGCTATCGAAACTGAAGTACAAAGCATAAAGGGAGTGGCTCCGGAAGTTTCAAAGCGTTATCAAATCACAGCCAAAGGAAATAATACCAATACTCAGGTGGTGGGAACGGTTCCGGCTTATCTTGATGTGAGGAATGTAAAAATAGATTTAGGCGCTTTTATTACCGAGCAACAAATAAAATCTTCGGCTAAAGTAGCAATTTTGGGTCCTACCACGAGAGACGATTTATTTGGCGCGGGCGTTGATCCGGTCGGACAAACTATTCGCATTGGAAAAGTTGATTTTCAAATTATTGGCGTAACGGAGTTAAAAGGAGGTTCCGGTTTTAGCAATCCGGATGATTATGTGTATGTCCCCATAACATCTGCTCAGCATTTCTTGTCAGGCGATACCTATGTTAGCAATATCAGCATAGCCGCTCAGGATCAAACTACTATGACTACGGTTCAAAATGACATTACGGATCTCCTTTTGAAGCGGCACAAAATTAGCGATCCTGCAGAAGCTGATTTCAGTACTATGAATCAGGCGGATATTATTGCCACTGCATCGAGCATCACAAGCACGTTCACAATACTTTTGGCATCGATTGCGGGAATCTCTCTTTTGGTTGGAGGAATTGGAATTATGAACATGATGCTGACAACCGTTACCGAAAGAACCAGGGAAATAGGCCTTCGAAAAGCAGTTGGCATAAAAAAAGTTTACATAAATTTGCAATTTTTGGCCGAAGCAGTAATGCTGACTTTTTTTGGCGGAGCAGTTGGAGTTTTACTCGGCTGGATTACATCGATTGTTATTTCAAGTTTTGTCAGCAGTCTTAAAACGCAAGTTACTTTATCATCGGTTCTCTTGGCTTTCGGAGTTTCAGCCGGGGTGGGAATTGTGTTTGGATTTTATCCGGCTCGTCGTGCGGCGAATCTCAGTCCGATTGAAGCGCTAAGATACGAGTAA
- a CDS encoding ABC transporter ATP-binding protein, whose amino-acid sequence MISCKNLTKIYRNGDVETIALNDVSFHINEGEFVSIIGPSGSGKSTLMHILGALDTPTSGEYFLDGNEVSQLNDDELSDLRRNKIGFVFQSFNLLPRTSVLQNVMLPLLYTGTTKEERISRAKECLKYAGMEESKFMNLSNQLSGGQMQRVAIARSLINNPSIILADEPTGNLDTKTSHIIMEALKELNRKGHTIILITHEMDVADCANRIIHIRDGAIEKDEKNVPNDHVV is encoded by the coding sequence ATGATTTCTTGTAAAAACCTTACTAAAATTTATAGAAACGGAGATGTTGAGACGATTGCTCTTAATGATGTTTCTTTTCATATTAATGAAGGAGAATTCGTTTCCATAATTGGACCATCGGGATCGGGGAAATCAACGCTGATGCATATTCTGGGGGCTCTCGATACTCCGACTAGCGGTGAATATTTTTTAGACGGGAATGAAGTTTCGCAGCTAAACGACGATGAGCTTTCCGATCTTCGCAGAAATAAAATAGGATTTGTTTTCCAGTCTTTCAATTTGTTGCCAAGGACCTCCGTTCTCCAGAATGTCATGCTCCCGCTTTTGTATACAGGGACAACCAAAGAAGAACGAATCAGCAGAGCAAAAGAATGTCTGAAATATGCGGGGATGGAAGAGAGCAAGTTTATGAATCTCTCCAATCAATTATCCGGAGGACAAATGCAAAGAGTAGCTATCGCCAGGTCGCTCATAAACAATCCTTCAATCATATTGGCCGATGAGCCGACAGGCAATTTGGATACAAAAACCAGCCATATTATTATGGAGGCGTTAAAAGAACTGAACAGGAAAGGGCACACTATAATTTTAATAACTCATGAAATGGATGTAGCTGATTGCGCTAATAGGATAATCCATATTCGAGACGGAGCGATTGAAAAAGATGAGAAGAATGTTCCCAATGATCACGTTGTTTAG
- a CDS encoding efflux RND transporter periplasmic adaptor subunit, giving the protein MINNKMIGIFKKHKYVSIVIIIVLIAGGYYWYSKSKSGSTAVQYKTAVAEKGTLTTSVSGSGNVIVDNSANVDPTITGTVANLSVSVGEKVEKGQFLFNIKNDDLSANVTKAHSSYLQSLASLETAKASKKDAKTNYDDASSSTKSSLKKKLEAAEISVTVAEENIKYAAQSYQNEKSNYADSRVTAPISGTVNAINIKNGDDLSKLSSGSSRQIPIIIGDLGTLKAQVQVNEVDIPNVVIGQKVMLTFSAIEGLSESGKVEKMDSLGTLTSGVVTFNVTIGFDTLDPRIKPEMSVSASIITDVKQNVVIVSSSAVKTKNGSSYVQALVNGSPENKTVKVGSSNNTETEIVSGISAGDNIVTQTITSGSSSATASTSSNRGGLGGFGH; this is encoded by the coding sequence ATGATCAACAATAAAATGATAGGCATATTTAAGAAACATAAGTACGTTTCTATTGTGATAATTATTGTGCTGATAGCCGGGGGATACTATTGGTACAGCAAATCAAAATCGGGAAGCACTGCCGTGCAATACAAAACGGCAGTTGCGGAAAAAGGAACATTAACTACTTCCGTTTCCGGATCGGGAAATGTGATTGTAGACAATAGCGCTAATGTCGACCCGACTATTACCGGAACAGTGGCCAATCTTTCGGTATCCGTCGGGGAAAAAGTGGAAAAAGGACAATTTTTGTTCAACATAAAAAACGATGATTTGAGCGCAAATGTTACCAAGGCTCATTCTTCATATTTGCAATCGCTGGCATCTCTTGAAACAGCTAAAGCGAGCAAAAAAGATGCTAAAACTAATTATGATGATGCCAGTTCAAGCACCAAATCTTCACTTAAGAAAAAACTCGAAGCGGCAGAAATTTCAGTAACGGTGGCCGAGGAAAATATAAAATATGCAGCGCAGAGCTATCAAAATGAAAAATCAAATTATGCCGATAGCAGAGTAACGGCTCCGATTTCAGGTACGGTAAATGCAATTAATATTAAAAACGGAGATGACTTAAGCAAGCTTTCTTCGGGAAGCTCCCGGCAAATCCCAATAATTATTGGAGATTTGGGAACACTTAAAGCTCAAGTTCAAGTGAATGAAGTTGATATTCCCAATGTTGTCATTGGCCAAAAAGTGATGCTGACATTCAGTGCCATTGAAGGTCTTTCCGAATCCGGAAAAGTGGAAAAAATGGATTCATTGGGAACTCTGACTTCAGGAGTTGTTACGTTTAATGTCACAATTGGCTTTGATACTCTTGACCCAAGAATTAAACCGGAAATGAGTGTTTCGGCTTCAATCATAACTGACGTTAAACAGAATGTTGTTATAGTTTCCAGCAGCGCAGTGAAAACTAAAAATGGAAGTTCCTATGTTCAAGCGCTGGTTAATGGATCGCCGGAAAACAAAACAGTCAAAGTCGGATCTTCCAATAACACAGAAACGGAAATCGTTAGCGGCATAAGCGCAGGAGACAATATTGTTACTCAAACAATTACTTCAGGTTCGTCTTCGGCGACAGCTTCTACTTCATCGAACAGAGGAGGACTTGGCGGATTCGGACACTAA
- a CDS encoding RNA polymerase sigma factor yields the protein MPEDDRKLIEEFTEGNEYSFEKLLNKYLKPVFNFVCQLSGDFQAAEDLTQETFVKAWKHIKKFDRERSFKTWIFTIAKNTTYDYFKKKKTIPFSNFVDEEGNNKLENVSDGSILPDEILERKDIAREMEEKLKEIPEKYRIILTLRYKEDFSLQEISEILKVPYNTVKSGHSRALGKLKEIMQ from the coding sequence ATGCCGGAAGATGATAGAAAATTAATTGAAGAGTTTACGGAAGGAAATGAGTATTCTTTCGAAAAACTGCTCAATAAATATTTGAAGCCGGTTTTTAATTTTGTCTGCCAATTATCGGGAGATTTTCAGGCGGCCGAAGATCTAACCCAGGAAACTTTTGTCAAAGCCTGGAAGCATATTAAGAAGTTTGACAGAGAAAGAAGTTTCAAGACGTGGATATTTACCATTGCCAAAAACACGACCTACGATTATTTTAAAAAAAAGAAAACGATTCCCTTTTCTAATTTCGTCGATGAAGAAGGAAATAACAAATTGGAAAACGTGTCCGATGGAAGCATTCTTCCCGATGAGATTCTGGAACGAAAGGACATTGCCAGAGAAATGGAAGAAAAACTGAAAGAGATTCCGGAAAAGTATCGGATAATTTTGACGCTTCGCTACAAAGAGGACTTTTCTCTTCAGGAAATATCAGAAATTTTAAAAGTTCCCTATAACACCGTCAAAAGCGGACACAGTAGGGCATTGGGAAAACTAAAAGAAATCATGCAATAA
- a CDS encoding MFS transporter, whose amino-acid sequence MDKFSKEEEYIISESAEVEAGRAPAWTRKMFSVFPAFKSRNYQLYFGGQVVSLIGTWLQIVAEGWLVLQLTNSAFYVGLVAAVSTIPTLIFSLIGGVIADRFPKRKLLILTQIASMVLAFVLGGLSVSGVITIWQILIIAFLLGCVNAIDAPARQAFSVDLVEKEDLPSAIALNSAMFNSARVIGPGIAGFLIATIGTGGAFLANGASYIAVIIALLIIKTAPLPKTDHPHPIKAIKEGLSYSWNHPLIRSMILFTGVIAVFGWAYGTMLPVIAKNTFHMEATGLGYLYSASGIGAVIGTILISAFSKKIKSRTFIFGGITFFALNIIFFTLTSYFPLALIFMFLSGIGMLSAFSTINSSLQGIIEDKYRGRVMSIYSLVFMGFMPIGSIEIGFVSERFGTNIGIQSGALIVLAAAAILFSFRKKIRLSFKNYNLQSGNKKTGFQSPI is encoded by the coding sequence GTGGATAAATTTTCCAAAGAAGAAGAATACATTATCAGCGAAAGCGCTGAAGTTGAAGCCGGCAGAGCGCCGGCCTGGACCAGAAAAATGTTCTCGGTCTTTCCGGCATTCAAAAGCAGAAATTACCAGCTCTATTTCGGCGGACAAGTTGTTTCTTTGATCGGCACCTGGCTCCAGATTGTCGCTGAAGGATGGCTGGTGCTCCAGCTTACCAATTCTGCTTTTTATGTCGGTCTCGTTGCCGCCGTTTCCACTATTCCTACGCTTATTTTTTCCCTTATCGGAGGAGTAATTGCCGATCGTTTTCCCAAAAGAAAACTGCTGATCCTTACTCAAATAGCTTCTATGGTTTTGGCTTTTGTTTTGGGAGGACTGTCCGTTTCCGGAGTTATCACAATCTGGCAAATACTTATTATCGCCTTTCTTTTGGGATGTGTCAACGCCATTGACGCTCCAGCCAGGCAAGCTTTTTCCGTTGATCTGGTTGAAAAAGAAGATTTGCCTTCAGCTATCGCCTTGAATTCGGCGATGTTTAATAGCGCCCGGGTTATTGGACCGGGAATTGCCGGATTTTTGATTGCCACCATCGGAACCGGAGGCGCTTTTCTTGCCAACGGAGCCAGCTACATTGCTGTAATCATTGCACTCCTCATCATCAAAACTGCTCCTCTTCCCAAAACCGATCATCCTCATCCGATTAAAGCCATCAAAGAAGGACTCTCCTATTCCTGGAACCATCCTCTCATCCGCAGTATGATTCTGTTTACCGGAGTTATTGCTGTTTTTGGCTGGGCTTACGGCACTATGCTTCCGGTAATCGCTAAAAATACCTTTCATATGGAAGCAACCGGGCTTGGTTATCTTTATTCCGCTTCCGGAATCGGCGCGGTTATTGGAACAATCCTGATTTCAGCCTTTTCCAAAAAAATAAAAAGCCGCACTTTTATTTTCGGAGGAATTACTTTTTTCGCTTTAAATATTATTTTCTTTACTTTAACCAGCTATTTCCCGTTAGCGCTCATCTTTATGTTCCTTTCGGGAATTGGAATGCTTTCGGCTTTTTCGACTATTAACAGTTCTCTCCAAGGAATCATTGAAGATAAATACCGAGGAAGGGTTATGAGCATCTATTCTTTGGTGTTTATGGGATTTATGCCGATTGGAAGCATTGAAATTGGATTTGTTTCCGAGCGGTTTGGAACCAATATCGGAATTCAATCCGGAGCGCTCATTGTTCTGGCCGCCGCCGCCATCCTTTTTTCTTTCCGCAAAAAAATACGGCTGTCTTTCAAAAATTACAACTTGCAATCGGGCAACAAAAAAACCGGGTTTCAAAGCCCGATCTAA
- a CDS encoding reverse transcriptase/maturase family protein, translated as MKTQFNGDYNSIISIENLLQAWKEFEKGKKSKKDVQEFSFHLMNNIFSLHEELFNHTYNHGGYQAFKINDPKPRDIHKASVKDRLLHHAIYRILYSFFDKTFIADSYSCRNGKGTHKAVNRFLEFSRKVSQNNAKTCWILKCDIQKFFANIDHKILLKILKEYIPDKNIIGLLENVILSFPPFKVTSPRPSPKRRGGLEDAGLPLGNLTSQLFVNIYMNKFDQFAKHKLKAEYYIRYADDFVIFSKDKKWLEKQIPDIRDFLDNELKLELHPDKVSIKTLSSGVDFLGMVNFSDHRILRTKTKRRMIKKLSEKRELRDEDLISKESFNLSLQSYLGILGHCRGYMIEKRIKAGFSCTI; from the coding sequence ATGAAAACACAATTTAATGGTGATTATAATTCCATTATTTCTATCGAAAACCTGTTGCAAGCTTGGAAAGAATTTGAAAAAGGCAAAAAGAGCAAGAAAGATGTCCAGGAATTTTCTTTCCATTTAATGAATAATATTTTTTCACTTCACGAAGAACTTTTTAATCATACATATAACCACGGCGGTTATCAAGCCTTTAAAATCAACGATCCCAAGCCGAGAGATATTCACAAAGCTAGCGTCAAGGATAGACTTTTGCATCATGCGATTTATCGCATACTTTATTCATTTTTCGATAAAACCTTTATCGCTGATTCATATTCTTGCCGAAATGGGAAAGGAACACATAAAGCGGTTAATAGATTTTTGGAATTTTCCCGCAAAGTGAGCCAGAATAATGCCAAGACTTGTTGGATTTTAAAATGCGATATCCAAAAATTCTTTGCTAACATTGACCACAAAATATTATTAAAAATACTGAAAGAATATATTCCGGATAAAAATATCATTGGGCTTTTGGAAAATGTTATTCTAAGTTTTCCGCCATTTAAAGTTACCTCACCCCGACCCTCTCCTAAAAGGAGAGGGGGATTAGAAGATGCAGGGCTTCCGCTCGGCAATCTCACTTCCCAATTATTCGTAAATATCTATATGAATAAATTTGATCAATTCGCGAAGCACAAACTGAAAGCCGAATATTATATCCGTTACGCGGATGATTTTGTGATTTTCTCAAAAGACAAGAAATGGCTCGAAAAACAAATTCCTGATATTAGAGATTTTTTGGATAATGAATTGAAACTTGAACTTCATCCGGATAAAGTTTCAATCAAAACTCTTTCTTCCGGTGTTGATTTTCTGGGAATGGTTAACTTTTCCGATCACCGAATTCTGCGGACAAAGACAAAAAGAAGAATGATAAAAAAACTATCCGAAAAACGAGAGTTACGGGATGAAGATTTAATTTCCAAAGAATCTTTCAATCTAAGCTTGCAGTCGTATTTGGGAATTTTGGGGCATTGCAGGGGGTATATGATTGAAAAGAGAATAAAAGCGGGATTTAGTTGTACTATATAG
- a CDS encoding four helix bundle protein → MFIEILELAFTASYLPPEQKIILLGKVISKMDSLKFFIQLAWENKLIPNNKFLELSKNLEEIGRMLGGWKKGLLQKLSPANG, encoded by the coding sequence TTGTTTATCGAAATTCTGGAGTTAGCTTTTACCGCTTCTTATCTTCCACCGGAACAAAAAATAATCCTGCTGGGAAAAGTTATTTCAAAAATGGATTCCTTGAAGTTCTTTATTCAGCTGGCCTGGGAAAATAAACTGATTCCCAATAATAAATTTCTAGAACTTTCGAAAAATCTTGAGGAAATTGGAAGAATGCTCGGCGGTTGGAAAAAAGGACTTTTACAAAAACTCTCACCCGCTAATGGATGA
- a CDS encoding NAD(P)/FAD-dependent oxidoreductase, whose translation METKQKFDVAVIGGGPAGMMAAGKAAESGASVVIIDRNRTLGRKLLITGKGRCNITQAEFDSREFIKKIGKNGKFLFSSFSQFGPEEVIKFFEEKGLKTKIERGGRVFPISDKAEDVLNILKEYLKKNNVQMLLGREVFGFKISKGKIESVKLKEENIFADKFILAVGGKAYPITGSAGDGYIWAKEMGHIIVNPEPSLVPVKIKENWIKDLQGLSLKNIQINIFQNGKKQDCRFGEMLFTHFGISGPIILDASKKIGELLKNGEVIIEIDLKPALDLLQLDKRLQRDFEDNRKKDFKNYLPELLPQKMIETFLKLSGIDPHQKLHFITKEERKKILHLLKEMKMTVGSLLGFDQAIVTSGGVNLKEVDSKTMQSRKIKNLYFAGEILDLDGPTGGYNLQICWSTGYAAGMHAGNTKSS comes from the coding sequence ATGGAAACTAAACAAAAATTCGATGTGGCGGTGATTGGCGGAGGTCCGGCGGGAATGATGGCGGCGGGAAAAGCGGCGGAAAGCGGCGCTAGTGTTGTTATTATCGATAGAAACAGGACTCTGGGCAGAAAACTTTTGATTACCGGAAAAGGACGGTGTAACATTACTCAAGCGGAATTTGATAGTCGAGAATTTATTAAAAAAATAGGAAAAAATGGGAAATTTCTTTTTTCTTCTTTTTCGCAGTTTGGGCCGGAAGAAGTGATTAAATTTTTTGAAGAAAAAGGACTCAAGACAAAAATTGAAAGAGGCGGAAGAGTTTTTCCGATTTCCGATAAAGCGGAAGATGTTTTGAATATTTTGAAAGAATATTTAAAGAAAAATAATGTGCAGATGCTTTTGGGAAGAGAAGTGTTTGGATTCAAAATTAGCAAAGGAAAAATTGAAAGCGTTAAATTAAAAGAAGAAAATATTTTTGCCGACAAGTTCATTCTGGCTGTCGGAGGAAAAGCCTATCCGATAACCGGATCAGCAGGAGATGGTTATATTTGGGCAAAAGAAATGGGTCATATTATTGTGAATCCGGAGCCATCGCTTGTTCCGGTAAAAATAAAAGAAAATTGGATAAAAGATTTGCAAGGCTTGAGCCTTAAGAATATCCAAATAAATATTTTCCAAAATGGAAAAAAGCAAGACTGCCGATTCGGCGAAATGCTTTTCACGCACTTTGGAATTAGCGGTCCAATAATTTTGGATGCAAGCAAAAAAATCGGAGAACTTTTGAAAAATGGAGAAGTGATAATAGAAATTGATTTGAAACCGGCTTTGGATTTGTTGCAACTTGACAAAAGATTGCAAAGGGATTTTGAAGATAACAGGAAGAAGGATTTCAAAAATTACCTTCCCGAACTTTTACCCCAAAAAATGATTGAAACATTTTTGAAACTTTCCGGAATTGATCCGCATCAAAAATTGCATTTCATCACCAAGGAAGAAAGAAAAAAGATTCTGCATCTGCTTAAGGAAATGAAAATGACGGTAGGCAGCCTTTTGGGATTTGACCAGGCAATCGTTACCAGCGGAGGAGTGAATCTTAAAGAGGTAGATTCCAAAACGATGCAATCTCGAAAAATTAAAAATCTTTACTTTGCCGGAGAAATTCTGGATCTGGATGGTCCGACCGGCGGATATAATCTTCAAATCTGCTGGAGTACGGGATACGCGGCAGGAATGCATGCTGGAAATACTAAATCTTCGTAA
- a CDS encoding peptidylprolyl isomerase, whose translation MRSKILLSLSFIAIVMLLSGCSSQQSGSISKNQKNMDQNQTQNTDHISSTLNAKSQEKNNDVSPDVLNYTEKYNAAEIETNLGKIKVKFYNAEAPITVNNFMKLSDQKFYDGIKFHRVIKGFMIQGGDPNSKTGDSSTWGTGGPGYKFNDELKGTEKYPQGTLAMANSGPNTNGSQFFIVTASPEAPLPPSYTVFGIVLSGMDTALKIENVKTGANDRPVEDVVIKSIMLLNEK comes from the coding sequence ATGAGGTCAAAAATATTGTTATCGTTATCATTTATTGCAATTGTGATGTTGCTTTCTGGGTGCAGTTCCCAGCAAAGCGGCAGCATAAGCAAAAATCAAAAAAATATGGATCAAAATCAAACGCAAAACACAGATCATATCTCAAGCACGCTAAATGCAAAAAGTCAGGAAAAAAATAATGATGTCAGCCCGGATGTTTTAAACTATACCGAAAAGTATAACGCGGCCGAAATCGAAACCAACCTTGGGAAAATTAAAGTAAAATTCTACAATGCCGAAGCTCCGATTACGGTTAATAATTTTATGAAGCTCTCTGACCAAAAATTTTATGACGGGATAAAATTCCATCGAGTAATCAAAGGTTTTATGATTCAAGGAGGAGATCCTAATTCCAAGACGGGAGATTCGTCTACTTGGGGAACCGGCGGTCCCGGATATAAATTCAATGATGAACTCAAAGGAACGGAAAAATATCCGCAAGGGACGCTGGCTATGGCCAACTCCGGTCCAAATACCAACGGCAGCCAGTTTTTTATTGTGACGGCTAGTCCCGAGGCGCCTCTTCCGCCAAGCTATACGGTTTTTGGAATTGTTTTGTCAGGCATGGACACAGCTCTCAAAATTGAAAATGTGAAAACCGGAGCCAATGATCGTCCGGTGGAAGATGTGGTTATTAAAAGCATAATGCTTCTTAATGAAAAATAG
- a CDS encoding cold shock domain-containing protein, whose protein sequence is MAKGTIKKLTERGFGFITPEGGDKDLFFHSKELVDVQFNELREGDAVEFEVSESPKGPNATQVKRI, encoded by the coding sequence ATGGCAAAAGGAACAATAAAGAAACTGACCGAGCGAGGTTTTGGTTTCATTACTCCTGAAGGAGGCGACAAAGACCTTTTCTTTCATTCGAAAGAACTCGTTGATGTTCAATTCAATGAACTTCGAGAAGGTGATGCAGTTGAATTCGAAGTAAGCGAAAGCCCAAAAGGACCAAATGCAACTCAGGTAAAAAGAATATAG